One segment of Thermosulfurimonas sp. F29 DNA contains the following:
- a CDS encoding alpha-L-arabinofuranosidase C-terminal domain-containing protein, producing the protein MKIFLGVISFLFIFLLSSLPAQPVAEITVNFEEVGIVNPYVFGQGILGFDRCLIVKKKKKFCVNDGRFTNFGAGVWDPLLRRPDPVLVDLAKKIKVSVLRFPGGCGTHHYDWKKAIGPVEKRPMYKFGIDEFMKLCRAVGAKPIIVLSYFTGTCQDLADLVEYLNAPLGTNPNGGVAWAEVRAANGHPEPYGVKWFEFGNEVWHGDHRKISAVDPREYGERYLECQKLIKNIDPKIELGAVMRRSLYGLGWWSRAVLSVIKKNVDFVIFHIYPPGYRSDRNEISTNELFKIALAAPEQISDSLFRISKQLKEITRREIPIAITEYNGGFVQKRPVPYRHSLGNALLIADLLRVFLLHGTSILCANYWHFSNSYWGLVYNPNYMRGQGRYYKRPNYYVFYLYANHFGDILLKTQVKSKSYFQSGYKNILPSIKAKKVSSQNLDLLDTETFREKVLKIDFKWLPPCVRMKKYFDYSVIHFDCEKHNKLGIFFIEKIQNVKPNWLYFWEAEIKTNLEKAWFFIEIKDQRYRRIKHSKILWGNTEWIKIGFDFKTPDNIKILNLLFFIKGKENKGIKGTVYIKNMKIGDLGPAPQYGPTPYISALASTNEKRDRIYLMVINKNLEESMRTRIKINGFPFEPVVRAWVLNGPSVAATNENRRERVKIHYREIRVAPEEGAFYFTFEPHSVTALELTRREGT; encoded by the coding sequence ATGAAAATTTTCTTAGGTGTTATTTCTTTCCTTTTCATTTTCTTGCTTTCGTCTCTTCCGGCGCAGCCGGTAGCGGAGATTACCGTCAACTTTGAGGAAGTGGGGATAGTTAACCCTTATGTTTTTGGTCAGGGCATTTTGGGCTTTGACCGTTGTTTGATTGTAAAAAAGAAAAAAAAGTTTTGTGTAAATGACGGGCGATTTACTAATTTTGGAGCAGGGGTCTGGGATCCGCTTTTGAGGAGGCCCGATCCGGTTCTGGTGGATCTCGCTAAAAAAATAAAAGTCTCCGTTTTGCGGTTTCCGGGTGGGTGTGGCACTCATCACTACGACTGGAAAAAGGCTATCGGCCCGGTCGAAAAGCGGCCCATGTATAAATTCGGCATAGACGAGTTCATGAAGCTCTGTCGGGCGGTAGGAGCTAAACCTATTATTGTGTTGAGCTATTTCACCGGGACCTGTCAGGACCTGGCGGACCTGGTGGAGTATCTGAACGCCCCCCTCGGGACCAACCCCAACGGCGGAGTGGCCTGGGCGGAGGTACGGGCCGCCAATGGGCACCCGGAGCCTTACGGAGTTAAGTGGTTTGAGTTTGGAAATGAAGTGTGGCATGGGGATCATAGGAAAATTTCCGCTGTAGATCCAAGAGAATATGGAGAACGGTATCTTGAATGTCAAAAGTTAATTAAAAACATTGATCCTAAGATTGAACTCGGAGCAGTAATGAGAAGAAGTTTATATGGATTAGGCTGGTGGAGTCGAGCTGTTCTTTCTGTAATTAAAAAAAATGTTGATTTTGTAATTTTTCATATCTATCCTCCTGGTTATCGATCTGATAGAAATGAAATATCTACTAATGAACTTTTTAAAATAGCTTTGGCTGCTCCTGAGCAAATTAGCGATTCTCTTTTTAGGATTTCTAAACAATTAAAAGAAATTACTAGGAGAGAGATTCCGATTGCTATTACCGAATATAATGGTGGTTTTGTACAAAAGAGGCCGGTGCCATACAGGCATTCTCTAGGAAATGCTCTTCTAATTGCAGATCTTTTAAGAGTATTTTTGTTGCATGGAACATCTATTCTTTGTGCAAATTACTGGCATTTCTCTAATTCTTATTGGGGTCTGGTTTACAACCCGAACTACATGAGGGGACAAGGTAGATATTACAAAAGGCCTAACTATTATGTTTTTTATCTTTATGCCAATCATTTTGGAGATATTTTATTAAAAACCCAAGTAAAGTCAAAGAGTTATTTTCAATCTGGATATAAAAATATTTTACCTTCTATAAAAGCTAAAAAAGTATCTTCTCAAAATTTGGATCTTCTAGATACTGAAACTTTTAGAGAAAAAGTTTTGAAAATTGATTTTAAATGGCTTCCTCCGTGTGTTAGAATGAAAAAATATTTTGATTATTCGGTAATTCATTTTGATTGCGAAAAACATAATAAGTTAGGAATCTTTTTTATTGAAAAAATTCAAAATGTTAAACCTAATTGGTTATATTTTTGGGAAGCCGAAATAAAAACAAACTTGGAAAAAGCATGGTTTTTTATAGAAATTAAAGATCAAAGGTATAGACGCATTAAACATTCAAAGATTTTATGGGGAAATACAGAGTGGATAAAAATCGGCTTTGATTTTAAAACTCCCGATAATATTAAAATTTTAAATTTGCTGTTTTTTATCAAAGGAAAAGAAAATAAAGGAATTAAGGGAACAGTCTATATTAAAAATATGAAAATTGGGGACCTTGGCCCCGCCCCGCAATACGGGCCGACGCCATATATTTCGGCCCTGGCGAGCACCAACGAGAAGAGGGATCGGATATACCTTATGGTGATCAACAAAAACCTGGAAGAGTCCATGAGGACGCGGATAAAAATCAATGGCTTTCCCTTTGAGCCCGTGGTTCGGGCCTGGGTGCTGAACGGCCCTTCGGTGGCCGCCACCAATGAAAATAGGCGGGAAAGGGTTAAAATACATTACCGTGAGATTAGGGTGGCTCCTGAGGAGGGGGCCTTCTATTTCACCTTCGAGCCGCATTCGGTAACGGCCCTAGAGTTAACGCGCAGGGAGGGAACTTGA
- a CDS encoding ATP-binding protein: MQRYLSEFLESGRGIRMVALAGLRGTGKTTLLWQLADYLLRNFKERAEAFFISLDVAYSYGFSEKDLIEGLQKIYEDLKSQRKTPVLFLDEVQYLPNWPLMLKVLYDRFKDCFIFVSGSSALYLHSTVDLATRWILRSLLPLSFREFLMIKAFLESGFEVPSFSRAEELRKTLFFSESLEELKKGLKLVEKEVQEFYKEKLPWQELIREYILFHNLPRFIPVEEEKVLADQTFDMLQRVVYQDLRNLYPENEVVSVFKLLSQLAASDEINPERLSQDLGVSRKRIERIIKSLIEAEVLLAFPPYGGTKTRVARHRKVFFLSPTLRYGILRQLFADLRSFFSRFLEDTVALSLRRLLPNRVFYLPTGTQKTPDFVVETALAPVVLEVRTAKRDVSQLKLKNMRYGILLNFDLEVPEFRDKVVIFPFKWFLLM; this comes from the coding sequence TTGCAGAGGTATTTAAGCGAATTTCTCGAATCCGGCCGGGGGATAAGGATGGTGGCCCTGGCCGGACTGCGAGGAACCGGGAAGACCACCCTCCTCTGGCAACTGGCGGACTATCTCCTTCGAAACTTCAAGGAAAGAGCCGAAGCCTTCTTTATAAGCCTTGATGTGGCCTACAGTTATGGTTTTTCGGAAAAAGATCTTATCGAAGGATTGCAAAAAATATACGAAGATTTGAAGTCTCAAAGGAAAACACCGGTGCTCTTTCTCGACGAGGTGCAGTATCTCCCCAACTGGCCTCTGATGCTAAAAGTGCTCTATGACAGGTTCAAAGACTGTTTTATTTTCGTAAGCGGAAGCTCAGCCCTTTATCTTCACTCCACGGTGGATCTGGCCACCCGGTGGATCCTGAGATCCCTTCTCCCTTTGAGTTTTCGCGAGTTTCTAATGATAAAGGCCTTCCTGGAATCTGGCTTTGAAGTTCCTTCCTTTTCCCGGGCGGAGGAGCTCAGGAAGACACTTTTCTTCTCCGAATCGCTTGAGGAGTTAAAGAAAGGCCTGAAACTCGTAGAAAAAGAGGTGCAGGAGTTTTATAAAGAAAAGCTTCCCTGGCAGGAGCTCATTCGGGAATACATTTTATTTCATAATCTCCCCCGTTTTATCCCGGTGGAGGAGGAGAAGGTTCTGGCTGATCAGACCTTCGACATGCTTCAAAGAGTAGTCTATCAGGATCTCCGGAATCTCTACCCGGAAAACGAGGTGGTGAGTGTCTTCAAGCTGCTTTCTCAGCTTGCGGCCAGCGACGAAATAAACCCGGAGAGGCTTTCGCAGGATCTGGGGGTTTCAAGAAAGCGGATAGAACGAATAATAAAAAGCTTGATAGAAGCGGAAGTCTTATTGGCCTTTCCTCCCTATGGAGGAACCAAAACCAGAGTTGCCCGGCACAGAAAGGTCTTTTTCCTTTCTCCGACCCTTAGATACGGAATCCTCAGACAGCTTTTTGCGGACCTTCGGTCTTTCTTTTCCAGGTTTCTGGAGGATACCGTGGCCCTCTCTCTGAGGCGACTCCTTCCCAACAGAGTGTTCTATCTACCTACCGGAACCCAGAAGACCCCGGATTTTGTGGTGGAAACCGCTCTTGCACCCGTGGTTTTGGAAGTGAGAACCGCTAAAAGGGATGTTTCCCAGCTCAAGCTTAAAAATATGCGTTACGGTATTCTCCTGAATTTTGATCTGGAGGTGCCGGAATTCAGGGATAAAGTAGTTATCTTTCCTTTCAAGTGGTTTTTGCTTATGTAG
- a CDS encoding radical SAM protein: MEAAIILTYRCICKCYMCNIWKYPTKPSEEIKPEVLEKLPDNLAFVNLTGGEPFLREDIEDIVDIVMRKSKRVVISTNGWFTEKIVNIARKYPKIGIRVSLEGLPAANDELRGIKDGFDHGLRTLLELQRMGLKDIGFGITVSDRNAKDMIELYQLAKSLGFEFATAVTHNSYYFHKHDNVFKDQRMIEDCFRELIKELLCTKRVKNWFRAYFNYGLIRRVRRQPRLLPCEAGTENFFVTPFGEVVPCNGSPEPWVMGNLNEQDWDEIWNGEQARKVREKVKNCDRQCWMIGTAAPVMKKYIWKPLKWVVRNKLRVMMGKEPCLD; this comes from the coding sequence ATGGAGGCGGCTATCATTTTGACCTATCGCTGTATCTGCAAATGCTACATGTGTAACATCTGGAAGTATCCCACAAAACCTTCGGAGGAAATAAAGCCTGAGGTGCTGGAGAAGCTTCCGGACAATCTGGCCTTCGTGAACCTCACCGGGGGCGAGCCCTTTTTGCGGGAAGACATAGAAGACATTGTGGACATTGTGATGCGCAAGTCTAAAAGAGTGGTCATAAGCACCAACGGGTGGTTTACGGAAAAGATCGTAAATATTGCCAGGAAGTATCCCAAAATAGGTATAAGGGTAAGCCTTGAGGGGCTTCCGGCGGCCAACGATGAGCTACGGGGTATAAAGGACGGCTTTGACCACGGCCTGCGGACGCTCCTTGAGCTTCAGCGCATGGGCCTGAAGGACATAGGCTTCGGCATCACGGTCTCCGACCGGAACGCCAAAGACATGATAGAACTTTACCAGCTTGCCAAAAGTCTGGGGTTCGAATTCGCCACTGCGGTTACTCACAATTCCTATTATTTTCACAAACACGACAATGTTTTCAAGGATCAAAGAATGATCGAAGATTGCTTTCGGGAATTGATAAAGGAACTGCTCTGTACAAAGAGGGTAAAGAACTGGTTTAGAGCCTACTTCAATTACGGGCTTATCCGAAGGGTGAGGAGGCAACCGCGACTTCTTCCTTGTGAGGCCGGGACGGAGAATTTCTTCGTAACCCCTTTCGGGGAAGTGGTTCCCTGCAATGGTTCTCCGGAACCGTGGGTCATGGGTAATCTGAATGAGCAGGACTGGGATGAGATCTGGAACGGTGAGCAGGCCCGGAAGGTTAGAGAAAAGGTCAAAAACTGTGATAGGCAGTGCTGGATGATAGGGACCGCCGCCCCGGTGATGAAGAAATATATATGGAAGCCTCTAAAATGGGTGGTGAGGAACAAGCTGCGGGTGATGATGGGAAAGGAGCCCTGTCTGGACTGA
- a CDS encoding glycosyltransferase family 4 protein: MRIVVCGTRGFPGVQGGVEKHCQELYPRLVKLGCEVLVFTRTPYIPRDNRLFEWRGVKFYHLWCPRRKSLEAITHTLFAVSLARRFKPDILHIHAIGPCLVVPLARALGFKVVMTHHGPDYERAKWGRLARRALKQGESWGVRYSHRVIAISRGIQEHLRRLYGLEAVFIPNGVHIPEAVPPGEGLSRWGLEPGSYVFTACRFVPEKGLHDLVEAYRRLENPPFKLVIAGDADHETPYSRRLKELAVRTPGVVLTGFVSGRPLAELFSNAGLFVLPSYYEGLPIALLEALSYGLPVLVSDIPQHRELPLPDFRYFRKGDVAHLAQAMESLFRRGVSSEERREYLDLLRRDYDWDRIAERTLGVYREAQDFRTS; this comes from the coding sequence ATGAGAATCGTCGTATGCGGAACGAGGGGATTCCCCGGTGTTCAGGGAGGGGTGGAGAAACATTGTCAGGAACTTTACCCCAGGCTGGTAAAGCTCGGGTGCGAGGTTCTGGTCTTCACTCGCACGCCGTATATCCCCAGGGACAACCGTCTTTTCGAATGGCGCGGAGTAAAGTTTTACCATTTGTGGTGTCCGCGGAGAAAATCCCTTGAGGCCATAACGCATACTCTGTTTGCCGTCTCTTTGGCGCGGAGATTTAAGCCGGATATCCTGCATATTCACGCCATCGGTCCGTGTCTGGTCGTACCTTTGGCGCGGGCTCTTGGGTTCAAGGTGGTGATGACCCACCACGGGCCGGACTATGAACGGGCCAAGTGGGGACGACTGGCCAGAAGGGCACTCAAGCAGGGCGAAAGCTGGGGCGTGAGGTACAGCCACCGGGTGATCGCCATCTCCCGGGGCATTCAGGAACATCTGAGAAGGCTTTACGGGCTGGAGGCCGTGTTCATCCCCAATGGGGTGCACATTCCGGAGGCCGTTCCTCCCGGAGAAGGGCTTTCGCGATGGGGACTTGAGCCCGGAAGCTATGTCTTTACCGCCTGCCGCTTCGTGCCGGAAAAGGGTCTTCATGACCTGGTTGAGGCCTATCGGCGGCTTGAAAATCCGCCCTTCAAACTCGTGATAGCCGGAGACGCCGATCACGAAACACCTTACAGCCGGAGGCTCAAAGAACTGGCCGTCCGGACGCCGGGCGTGGTGCTCACGGGTTTTGTTTCCGGAAGGCCTCTTGCCGAACTTTTTTCAAACGCCGGGCTCTTTGTGCTTCCCTCTTATTACGAAGGCCTTCCCATCGCCCTTCTTGAGGCCCTGAGCTACGGGCTCCCGGTTCTCGTAAGTGACATTCCGCAGCATCGAGAGCTTCCTCTTCCTGATTTTCGCTATTTTCGGAAGGGAGACGTGGCTCACCTGGCACAAGCTATGGAAAGTCTTTTCCGCCGTGGGGTATCGTCTGAGGAGCGCAGGGAATATTTGGACCTCCTCCGCCGCGACTACGACTGGGACCGCATAGCCGAGCGGACGCTCGGGGTGTATCGGGAGGCCCAAGACTTTCGCACTTCGTAG
- a CDS encoding AbrB/MazE/SpoVT family DNA-binding domain-containing protein: MRAKVAERGQVTIPKPLRDRLGIRPGTILEFKEEAGRLVAVKVETLDPIDQIYGQLGRGRHTDEILRQLRENK; encoded by the coding sequence ATGCGTGCGAAGGTTGCTGAACGGGGACAGGTGACGATACCGAAACCTTTGAGGGATCGGTTGGGAATTCGGCCCGGGACTATTTTGGAATTTAAGGAAGAAGCAGGGCGTTTGGTAGCCGTGAAAGTAGAGACTTTGGATCCTATAGATCAAATTTATGGTCAACTTGGTCGGGGAAGGCATACGGACGAGATCCTCCGTCAGTTAAGAGAAAATAAGTGA
- a CDS encoding PIN domain-containing protein translates to MITAVDTNILIDILEPDPLYGPASKEALKKCLREGKIVACEVVWAEVAVVYVEAQEALIN, encoded by the coding sequence GTGATTACAGCCGTTGATACCAATATTCTGATAGATATTTTGGAACCTGATCCCCTTTATGGGCCCGCCTCAAAAGAAGCTCTAAAAAAGTGCCTAAGAGAAGGAAAGATTGTAGCTTGTGAAGTTGTATGGGCCGAGGTGGCTGTGGTTTATGTCGAGGCGCAGGAAGCCCTTATAAATTAG
- the ppcA gene encoding phosphoenolpyruvate carboxylase has product MQKEVTAMRIPRVMSTQHPDNVSLPFFAETSDMSGEDEIQEAYYAFSHLGCDEQMWDSEGKEVDDFVVKKLLTRYAHFFRNRRLGRDCFLTLRVPNPSVEREEAKILVEALESIPRSMDAARLFYGDPSPPIFEVILPMTTSARELNRVYYFYRNFISGKQYQPIYEGDITLAEWVGEFLPERIQVIPLFEDIPSMVRADEILEKYLADKEIVHQRVFLARSDPALNYGSVSAVLANKIALKRLERLASRLEIEIHPILGVGSPPFRGNLTPYTVELVLQEYPCVETFTVQSAFKYDNPIEDVIEAIKKIKNFIRYPLEDFDEAKALELVEKTSREYQRLIEPLAPLVNRVARDIPRRRMRKLHVGLFGYSRSLGRVTLPRAIGFCGACYSMGLPPELLGLNVLSREELQELKGFYRNLERDFSLAMQYFNPRVLDLLPEEVRKALLRALDLLNTLSLDCTPDTAHQEATSRIIRRLKRNDPGRLTDIILEAAYLRRFLG; this is encoded by the coding sequence GTGCAGAAAGAGGTAACGGCCATGCGCATCCCCAGGGTTATGTCCACCCAGCATCCCGACAATGTCTCTCTTCCCTTCTTTGCCGAGACCTCGGACATGTCCGGGGAGGACGAGATTCAGGAGGCCTATTACGCCTTCTCCCATCTCGGATGTGATGAACAGATGTGGGATAGCGAGGGCAAAGAGGTGGACGACTTCGTGGTCAAGAAGTTACTTACCCGGTATGCCCATTTTTTCCGTAATCGCAGGCTCGGGCGGGACTGTTTCCTCACTCTGCGGGTGCCCAATCCCTCGGTGGAACGGGAGGAGGCCAAGATCCTGGTGGAGGCCCTGGAGAGCATTCCCCGTTCCATGGACGCTGCTCGCCTTTTTTACGGAGACCCCTCGCCTCCCATTTTTGAGGTTATTCTTCCCATGACCACCTCCGCGCGGGAGCTCAACCGGGTCTACTACTTTTACCGGAACTTTATTTCCGGCAAACAATACCAGCCCATCTACGAGGGAGACATAACGCTCGCCGAATGGGTGGGAGAATTTTTGCCGGAAAGGATCCAGGTAATCCCCCTTTTTGAGGACATTCCCTCCATGGTTCGGGCGGATGAGATCCTGGAAAAGTACCTTGCCGATAAGGAGATCGTGCACCAGAGGGTCTTCCTGGCCCGTTCCGATCCGGCCCTCAATTACGGGAGTGTGAGTGCGGTGCTGGCGAACAAGATCGCCCTGAAGCGGCTGGAAAGACTCGCGTCCAGACTGGAAATCGAGATCCATCCCATCCTGGGTGTGGGGTCCCCTCCCTTTCGGGGAAATCTTACCCCCTACACAGTGGAGCTGGTCCTTCAGGAGTATCCCTGCGTGGAGACCTTCACGGTTCAGTCGGCCTTTAAATACGATAATCCCATCGAGGATGTTATAGAGGCCATCAAAAAGATAAAAAACTTTATTCGCTACCCTCTGGAAGATTTTGATGAGGCGAAGGCCCTGGAGTTGGTGGAGAAGACCTCCCGGGAGTACCAGCGACTGATTGAGCCCCTGGCTCCGCTGGTCAACCGGGTGGCCCGGGATATACCCCGCCGTCGCATGCGAAAACTCCATGTGGGTCTTTTCGGATACTCCCGGAGTCTGGGACGGGTGACCCTTCCGCGGGCTATAGGTTTCTGCGGGGCATGTTATTCCATGGGGCTTCCCCCGGAACTCCTTGGACTCAATGTGTTATCCCGGGAGGAGCTTCAGGAGCTCAAGGGATTCTATCGCAACCTGGAGAGGGACTTTTCCCTGGCCATGCAATACTTTAACCCCCGGGTCCTCGATCTTCTGCCCGAGGAGGTCAGAAAGGCCTTACTGAGGGCCCTGGATCTCCTGAACACTCTCAGCCTGGACTGCACACCCGATACGGCTCATCAGGAGGCCACCTCCCGGATCATAAGGCGTCTCAAACGAAACGATCCGGGCCGACTTACCGACATAATCCTCGAGGCCGCTTATCTGCGCCGTTTTCTGGGATGA
- a CDS encoding HDOD domain-containing protein, whose amino-acid sequence MGRLDCSRYEECFRRLSASYEVVAELERAFRSEHTNFDELARVIEKDPALTAEILKVVNSPYYGFPRKISSVAHGVVLLGMVNIRIIVLTVSFFKSHPRLTPLWAHSQWVSYLAKELLKRLLKTSMRQSPLLLAIDPTTLATAGILHDVGKIPRFLCPETELPEDHGEVGFLIAHCFDFPEELSTAIAYHHRPWEARTEVALVSILYFANEIVNQREISEENLSRGAAYLGLSTEELKGVIKATQDMFQKYLENLRCRKR is encoded by the coding sequence ATGGGGCGGCTGGATTGTTCCCGCTATGAGGAATGCTTTCGGCGGCTCAGTGCCAGCTACGAGGTGGTGGCCGAGCTGGAAAGGGCCTTCCGTTCGGAGCACACCAACTTCGACGAACTGGCCCGCGTTATAGAGAAGGATCCGGCCCTTACCGCCGAAATCCTTAAGGTGGTCAATTCCCCGTATTACGGATTTCCCCGCAAGATCTCCTCGGTGGCCCATGGGGTGGTGCTCCTGGGAATGGTAAACATACGCATCATCGTGCTTACGGTCTCCTTTTTTAAAAGCCATCCCCGGCTAACTCCCCTCTGGGCTCATTCCCAGTGGGTTTCCTATCTGGCCAAGGAATTGCTCAAAAGGCTACTAAAGACCAGTATGCGTCAGAGTCCTCTCCTCCTGGCCATTGATCCCACCACGCTAGCCACTGCGGGCATTCTTCACGATGTGGGTAAGATCCCCCGTTTTCTCTGCCCGGAAACCGAACTTCCCGAGGATCACGGAGAGGTGGGGTTCCTGATCGCCCATTGTTTTGACTTTCCGGAGGAACTTTCCACAGCCATAGCCTATCACCACCGTCCGTGGGAGGCCCGCACGGAGGTGGCCCTGGTCTCCATTCTGTACTTTGCCAACGAGATCGTAAACCAGAGAGAAATTTCCGAAGAAAATCTTTCCCGTGGAGCGGCCTATCTGGGGCTGTCGACCGAGGAGCTTAAAGGGGTTATAAAGGCCACTCAGGACATGTTTCAGAAATACCTGGAAAATCTGCGGTGCAGAAAGAGGTAA
- a CDS encoding heavy metal translocating P-type ATPase, with the protein MREKIPKNTCPLPRGESLGRGVSGGSLPEGGRVMRFRISGMSCAACAARIEKILSRLPGVFEASVNFAAARARVVYDPERISPQKMVEAIGKEGYELVPELARQETTVVAIGGMSCAACVARLEKVLGKLPGVFEVSINLASGKARLTYDPELTGISDFRRVIENEGYQFLGLSRETTSYAGGPEEARLYELKRRLLAAWALVPPIFLLSMADLFPFVSRIPRETRHFLLFLLATPVEFYAGWEFLRGALKGLRHNTMDMNTLVSLGTLSAYSYSVVITLFPEVFVRAGLPLHVYYDSATMIIAFVLLGRYLEVKARGRAGEAVRKLLSLSPPVARVIREGEEREIPAEALLPGDLVVVRPGERVPADGIIVEGRTALDESMLTGESLPVEKEPGSRVIGGTLNLYGVFRFRVEKVGRETVLATVARLVEEAQGSKARVQRLADRVAGVFVPVVLTVAGLTFIVWYFMGPEPRLPNALLSFVSVLVIACPCAMGLATPAAVMVGTGRAAELGILIKNASALEEGARITACVFDKTGTLTLGKPRVQEIIPAPGYTEEEVLRLAAAIEKHSEHPLSLAVVRAAANLSVPEAREIQAVPGKGLRGLVDGKEVWVGNPAWVAGETSISSEFRERMERGSSGKTIILVARDKEVVGGLAIADVLRPEAREVINTLKAMGISVFMLTGDNRATAEALARELSLDGYRAEVLPGDKACIVRELRERGFRVAMVGDGVNDAPALAEADLGIALSSGTDIALESADAALMRPDLRLVPLAIRLARATLRIIKENLFWAFGYNVLAIPIAAGALYPLWGLRLSPAIAAAAMALSSVSVVTNALRLKRLSL; encoded by the coding sequence ATGCGGGAAAAGATCCCCAAAAACACCTGTCCCCTTCCCCGGGGTGAGTCTCTCGGAAGGGGGGTTTCCGGAGGGTCCCTACCCGAAGGGGGACGGGTGATGCGGTTTCGTATTTCCGGGATGAGTTGTGCCGCCTGTGCGGCCCGCATTGAAAAGATTCTCTCGCGTCTTCCCGGGGTTTTTGAGGCTTCCGTAAATTTCGCCGCAGCCAGGGCGCGCGTGGTTTATGATCCCGAAAGGATTTCCCCTCAAAAAATGGTGGAGGCCATCGGGAAGGAGGGCTACGAGCTCGTACCCGAGCTCGCGAGGCAAGAGACGACGGTGGTGGCCATCGGGGGAATGAGCTGTGCCGCATGTGTGGCCCGTCTGGAAAAAGTTCTGGGAAAACTTCCCGGCGTCTTTGAGGTTTCGATCAATCTGGCCTCCGGTAAGGCCCGTCTTACCTATGATCCGGAACTTACGGGGATTTCCGATTTCCGGCGGGTGATCGAGAACGAGGGTTATCAATTCCTGGGCCTTTCCCGGGAAACAACATCCTATGCCGGAGGTCCGGAGGAGGCCAGGCTTTACGAACTCAAAAGGAGGCTTCTTGCGGCCTGGGCTCTCGTGCCCCCTATTTTTCTGCTCTCCATGGCCGACCTCTTCCCCTTCGTTTCCCGGATTCCGCGGGAGACCCGGCACTTCCTCTTATTTCTCCTGGCCACGCCGGTGGAGTTTTACGCCGGCTGGGAATTTTTGCGCGGCGCCCTGAAGGGACTCAGGCATAACACCATGGATATGAATACGCTGGTGTCCCTGGGCACACTTTCGGCCTATTCCTATTCGGTGGTAATAACCCTTTTCCCGGAGGTCTTTGTCCGGGCCGGGCTTCCCCTTCATGTTTACTACGATTCCGCGACCATGATCATTGCCTTTGTTCTGCTGGGTCGGTATCTCGAGGTTAAGGCCCGCGGACGGGCCGGCGAGGCGGTAAGAAAACTCCTTTCCCTTTCCCCGCCCGTGGCCCGGGTCATCCGGGAAGGAGAGGAAAGGGAGATACCAGCCGAAGCCCTGCTCCCGGGGGACCTGGTGGTGGTCCGTCCCGGAGAGCGGGTCCCCGCGGACGGAATCATCGTTGAGGGACGGACGGCCCTTGACGAATCCATGCTTACCGGGGAAAGCCTTCCGGTGGAGAAGGAACCCGGGTCCCGGGTGATAGGGGGTACCCTGAACCTTTACGGTGTCTTCAGGTTTCGCGTGGAAAAGGTCGGACGGGAAACGGTACTGGCCACGGTGGCCCGGTTGGTGGAGGAGGCCCAGGGCTCCAAGGCTCGCGTTCAGCGTCTGGCCGATCGGGTGGCCGGGGTGTTTGTGCCGGTGGTGCTTACTGTAGCCGGCCTGACCTTCATAGTCTGGTATTTCATGGGGCCCGAGCCGAGGCTCCCCAATGCTCTCCTTTCCTTCGTTTCGGTTCTGGTAATTGCCTGTCCGTGTGCTATGGGACTTGCTACTCCGGCGGCGGTCATGGTGGGAACGGGACGGGCTGCCGAGCTGGGCATTCTGATAAAAAACGCCTCCGCACTGGAGGAGGGGGCCCGGATTACGGCGTGTGTCTTCGACAAAACCGGCACCCTCACTCTGGGAAAACCCCGGGTGCAGGAGATCATCCCGGCTCCGGGCTATACCGAAGAGGAGGTATTACGACTGGCGGCGGCGATTGAGAAGCATTCGGAACACCCTTTATCTCTTGCGGTGGTGCGGGCCGCCGCGAATCTTTCCGTCCCCGAGGCCCGGGAGATCCAGGCCGTTCCCGGGAAAGGCCTACGGGGATTGGTGGACGGGAAAGAAGTGTGGGTGGGTAACCCGGCCTGGGTGGCCGGTGAAACATCCATCTCCTCCGAATTCCGGGAGCGGATGGAAAGGGGCTCCTCGGGAAAGACGATCATTCTTGTAGCCCGGGATAAAGAGGTGGTGGGAGGACTGGCCATAGCCGATGTCTTGCGTCCCGAAGCCCGGGAGGTGATCAACACTCTTAAGGCCATGGGGATTTCCGTGTTCATGCTCACCGGTGACAACCGTGCTACCGCGGAGGCTCTGGCCCGGGAGCTTTCCCTGGACGGTTACCGGGCCGAGGTTCTTCCCGGAGACAAGGCCTGCATCGTCCGGGAGCTGCGCGAACGGGGTTTCCGGGTGGCCATGGTGGGAGATGGAGTTAACGATGCCCCGGCTCTGGCCGAGGCGGACCTAGGAATCGCGCTTTCCTCCGGGACAGACATTGCCCTTGAGTCTGCCGATGCCGCCCTCATGCGCCCCGATCTGAGGCTCGTGCCGCTGGCCATCAGACTCGCGCGGGCCACGCTGCGGATCATAAAGGAGAATCTCTTCTGGGCCTTTGGATACAATGTGCTGGCCATTCCGATAGCCGCCGGGGCCCTTTATCCTCTATGGGGTCTGCGCCTCAGTCCTGCTATCGCTGCGGCGGCCATGGCCCTCTCGTCCGTTTCCGTGGTGACCAATGCCCTGCGTCTGAAAAGGCTATCGCTTTAA